The Geomonas ferrireducens genome includes a window with the following:
- a CDS encoding MFS transporter, which yields MTASSQGSLRQVLGLPVIVAALGYFVDIYDLVLFSIVRVPSLKGIGLAGQELIDKGVFLLNMQMAGMLLGGILWGILGDRKGRLKIMFGSIFIYSLANLANGMVGSIEAYAALRFLAGVGLAGELGAGITLVSEVLHRSIRGYGTMIVATVGVSGAILANFVAREFDWRSAFVIGGVLGLMLLVLRLSVAESGMFKGMEGASVSKGNFLALFTSRDRFGRFLHSILIGLPSWFVVGVLITFSPEFAKALAVQGNVNAGNAVMYCYLGLVGGDLVSGVLSQLMKSRKKVVLLFLLLTVLGVAVYFNALGVSAGAFYGICCLLGFGIGYWAIFVTVAAEQFGTNLRATVATTVPNFVRGMTIPITMLFQVARKSMGLEAGAIAVGVATLAIALFSLSRLQETFHKDLDYFEEFI from the coding sequence ATGACCGCATCATCACAAGGTTCCCTGCGCCAGGTGCTGGGGCTACCAGTCATCGTCGCCGCCTTAGGCTATTTCGTCGATATCTACGATCTCGTGCTCTTCAGCATCGTGAGGGTGCCGAGCCTGAAGGGGATCGGTCTCGCCGGGCAGGAGCTGATCGACAAAGGGGTCTTCCTGCTGAACATGCAGATGGCGGGGATGCTGCTGGGGGGAATTCTCTGGGGGATCCTCGGGGACCGCAAGGGACGCCTGAAGATCATGTTCGGCTCGATCTTCATCTATTCCCTCGCCAACCTCGCCAATGGCATGGTCGGCTCCATCGAGGCCTACGCGGCACTGCGATTTCTGGCCGGCGTCGGTCTGGCGGGCGAACTGGGCGCCGGCATCACCCTGGTATCCGAGGTGCTGCACCGCTCCATCCGCGGCTACGGCACCATGATTGTCGCCACCGTCGGGGTCTCCGGGGCGATCCTCGCCAACTTCGTCGCCAGGGAGTTCGACTGGCGCAGCGCCTTCGTCATCGGCGGCGTACTGGGCCTCATGCTGCTCGTACTGCGGCTTTCCGTCGCCGAGTCCGGCATGTTCAAGGGGATGGAAGGGGCCTCGGTTTCCAAGGGAAACTTCCTCGCCCTCTTCACTTCACGCGACCGCTTCGGGCGCTTCCTGCACTCCATCCTGATCGGGCTCCCCTCCTGGTTCGTGGTCGGCGTGCTGATCACCTTCTCGCCGGAATTCGCCAAGGCACTCGCCGTGCAGGGGAACGTGAACGCGGGGAACGCGGTGATGTACTGCTACCTAGGCCTGGTAGGAGGAGACCTCGTGAGCGGCGTCCTGAGCCAGTTGATGAAAAGCCGCAAGAAGGTGGTGCTCCTGTTCCTGCTGCTCACCGTCTTAGGAGTGGCAGTCTATTTCAATGCCCTTGGCGTTAGTGCCGGTGCCTTCTACGGGATCTGCTGCCTGCTCGGCTTCGGCATCGGTTACTGGGCCATCTTCGTAACCGTGGCAGCGGAGCAGTTCGGCACCAATCTCCGTGCGACCGTCGCCACCACGGTCCCCAACTTCGTGCGCGGCATGACCATCCCCATCACCATGCTCTTCCAGGTGGCAAGAAAGAGTATGGGACTGGAGGCAGGCGCCATCGCCGTCGGGGTGGCGACGCTTGCCATCGCACTCTTCTCTTTGTCGCGCCTGCAGGAGACCTTCCACAAGGATCTCGATTATTTCGAAGAGTTCATTTAG
- a CDS encoding cytochrome C translates to MALLRRTIAWALLVTVAASTQMAWAAGKSTSSSGAIERGRYLVRIGGCNDCHTSGYAMTAGKVAEEQWLTGDRLGWRGPWGTTYPANLRNFMAQMTEKQWLSFASTIETKPPMPWYDVRAMSSEDLRAIYRYVKASGPRGEAAPAYLPPEQEPQGPFILFPQPPK, encoded by the coding sequence ATGGCTTTACTGCGCAGGACCATCGCATGGGCGCTGCTTGTGACGGTAGCAGCATCGACACAAATGGCATGGGCGGCCGGGAAGAGCACAAGTAGTTCAGGCGCAATCGAGCGGGGACGCTATCTCGTGAGGATCGGCGGCTGCAATGACTGTCATACGAGCGGCTATGCCATGACCGCCGGTAAGGTTGCCGAAGAGCAGTGGCTGACCGGCGACCGGCTAGGGTGGAGGGGGCCATGGGGCACCACGTACCCCGCGAACCTCAGAAACTTCATGGCGCAGATGACGGAAAAGCAGTGGCTCAGTTTCGCTAGTACCATTGAGACCAAGCCACCCATGCCATGGTACGACGTGCGCGCCATGTCCAGCGAGGACCTGCGGGCCATCTACCGCTACGTCAAGGCGTCCGGCCCCAGGGGCGAGGCGGCCCCGGCGTATCTCCCTCCCGAGCAGGAGCCCCAGGGTCCCTTCATCCTCTTCCCGCAACCGCCAAAGTGA
- the pdxR gene encoding MocR-like pyridoxine biosynthesis transcription factor PdxR, with product MFILSDNTPLPFYKQLYNQIREKILAGSLAPDQKLPSVRDLAAELSTSRNTVDAAYQELYSEGFIYSRERSGYFVSPLERGFASALPYPSPRRSHSGKPDQLRYDFHPARLAPGTFPVAQWRNCYLEALRDCADSLTTYTDPQGDWALRTNLREYLERSRGVICDEAQIIITSGLQHGLELLCRVMRERRPAVALEEPGYHLPRAVFANNGYQLHQVATLPSGIDIDHLRSTGSGIVYVTPSHQLPLGHVMPVANRLKLIEWAQTGDNLILEDDYDSELRYHGKPISSLQGLRPDGNIVYLGTFSKVLSPTLRLSYMVLPRPLLPAYRAHFGNYFSTVPLLEQRCMAKFMEQGYWERHVRRMRTLYQQKHDLLLAAIGREFGADGVVLGADAGLHVVLRLVSENPGEAEILHRAKGSGMRLVPFSQMCAGDPPAETHLLLGFGGLLPERIDEGVALLRTLCKGR from the coding sequence ATGTTCATCCTAAGTGACAATACTCCGCTTCCCTTCTATAAGCAGCTCTACAACCAGATCAGGGAGAAGATCCTCGCCGGCAGCCTCGCGCCGGACCAGAAACTCCCCTCGGTCAGGGATCTGGCTGCGGAACTTTCCACCAGCCGCAACACGGTAGACGCAGCGTACCAGGAGCTCTACTCCGAAGGTTTCATCTACAGCCGCGAACGTAGCGGGTATTTCGTATCGCCTCTCGAGCGGGGTTTCGCCTCAGCGCTCCCCTACCCTTCACCCCGCCGTTCCCACTCCGGGAAACCCGATCAGCTGCGTTACGACTTTCACCCGGCACGCCTTGCGCCTGGGACTTTCCCCGTGGCGCAGTGGCGCAACTGCTACCTCGAGGCGCTGCGAGATTGCGCCGATTCTCTCACCACCTACACGGACCCGCAGGGAGATTGGGCGCTGCGGACGAACCTGCGCGAGTACCTGGAGCGGTCACGCGGCGTCATCTGCGACGAGGCGCAGATCATCATCACCTCGGGGCTGCAGCACGGCCTGGAGCTTTTATGCCGCGTGATGCGGGAACGTCGTCCGGCGGTCGCTCTGGAAGAGCCGGGCTACCACCTGCCGAGGGCGGTGTTCGCGAACAACGGTTACCAACTGCACCAGGTCGCGACGCTCCCCTCCGGTATCGACATCGACCATCTCAGATCGACCGGAAGCGGCATCGTATATGTCACTCCGTCGCACCAGCTACCCTTGGGGCACGTGATGCCCGTCGCCAATCGCCTCAAGCTGATCGAGTGGGCGCAAACGGGGGACAACCTCATCCTCGAAGACGACTATGACAGCGAACTGCGCTACCACGGCAAGCCGATCTCGTCGTTGCAGGGGCTGCGTCCCGACGGCAACATCGTCTACCTCGGCACCTTTTCCAAGGTGCTCTCGCCGACCCTGCGCCTGAGCTACATGGTGCTGCCGCGCCCCCTGCTTCCCGCCTACCGGGCACACTTTGGAAACTACTTCTCCACGGTGCCGCTGCTGGAGCAAAGGTGCATGGCTAAATTCATGGAGCAGGGGTACTGGGAGCGCCATGTGCGGCGCATGAGGACGCTGTACCAGCAAAAACACGACCTGCTCCTCGCCGCGATCGGGCGGGAGTTCGGCGCAGACGGCGTGGTGCTCGGGGCCGACGCCGGTCTGCACGTGGTACTGCGCCTTGTTTCCGAGAACCCGGGAGAGGCCGAGATCCTGCACCGGGCCAAGGGCAGCGGGATGCGACTGGTCCCATTCTCGCAGATGTGCGCCGGAGACCCGCCTGCAGAGACCCACCTGCTTTTAGGCTTTGGCGGGTTGCTTCCGGAACGGATCGATGAAGGGGTTGCCCTGCTTCGTACACTGTGTAAGGGAAGATAA
- a CDS encoding pyridoxamine 5'-phosphate oxidase family protein — protein MVAEKLLEILKQDGVVAIATLGEDGPHMVNTWNSYIRVTADGHLLIPAGYMQKTEANVAFNPEVLITVGSSKVQGLHGPGAGFLIRGKAAFLTSGEEYDLMKSKFGWLRAAFVVTPDTVTQTW, from the coding sequence ATGGTTGCAGAAAAATTGCTTGAGATCCTGAAGCAGGATGGAGTTGTCGCCATAGCCACGCTGGGTGAGGACGGGCCGCACATGGTGAATACCTGGAACAGCTACATCCGGGTGACCGCCGACGGGCACCTGCTGATCCCCGCGGGCTACATGCAGAAAACCGAAGCCAATGTCGCATTCAACCCGGAAGTCCTCATCACCGTCGGGAGCAGCAAGGTGCAGGGGTTGCACGGGCCGGGCGCCGGGTTCCTGATCCGTGGCAAGGCTGCCTTTCTGACCTCGGGAGAGGAGTACGATCTGATGAAGTCGAAGTTCGGGTGGCTGCGCGCCGCGTTTGTGGTTACCCCCGATACCGTGACGCAGACCTGGTAG
- a CDS encoding sensor domain-containing diguanylate cyclase, with product MSYLNHSYKRVRIIDLTFSSALLLLAAMLVLAYHIRIEVAQSNRLTEHTYEVIMSVDQLNNSLLQAESSRRGYVLTGNQQEKARCLSFSQRTEDNFQELKKLTLDNGSQQGRLNRLQEYMNRKLTIFRLSMNAYDRKGFDPESQAQFTEEGSTLMGYLRNGIQDIKTHEKGLLAVRRAEEQTSLMVLTMVILSGMLISFILLSLSYYIARRETRNHILAADELESANRDISDLSNMTQLLQTCSDFEEARSILAGYGNKFFSGDSGGIYLINSSRTLMADVAVWGNMEQAPFSPDQCWALRLGQPHLSAKETDVRCQHVATKEGAHLCIPLSAHHETLGTLDLHHPKEMTAAELEKLRAKATSFAEQVALAIRSLQLREQLRELSIRDPLTGLLNRRHMEESLLREISRATRTKQPLSVLMMDVDHFKHFNDTYGHEAGDHVLKEFGHLLQNQVRESDIACRFGGEEFTLILPEADCDTASDIGNRIRSAVMDLQLVVGRQPLGRVTISGGIAVFPEDGDTIQQLLARSDEALYDAKKNGRNRIEGSCAAAAVAAKGKADK from the coding sequence GTGAGCTACCTCAACCATTCCTATAAGCGTGTCAGGATCATCGATCTCACCTTTTCATCGGCCTTGCTGCTTCTCGCAGCGATGCTGGTACTTGCCTATCACATCAGGATAGAAGTGGCACAGTCGAACAGACTGACGGAACACACCTACGAAGTGATCATGTCGGTCGACCAGCTCAACAACTCACTGCTTCAGGCGGAAAGCAGCAGGCGCGGTTATGTCCTGACAGGGAACCAGCAGGAGAAGGCGCGTTGTCTCTCCTTTTCCCAGAGAACGGAAGACAACTTCCAGGAGCTGAAAAAGTTGACACTGGACAACGGCTCGCAGCAGGGGCGATTGAACCGGCTGCAGGAGTACATGAACCGCAAGCTGACCATCTTCCGCCTCTCCATGAACGCCTACGACAGAAAAGGCTTCGATCCCGAATCGCAGGCCCAGTTCACCGAGGAAGGTTCCACCCTCATGGGTTACCTGCGCAACGGCATTCAGGATATCAAGACCCATGAGAAGGGGCTGCTTGCCGTGCGGCGCGCCGAGGAGCAGACCTCACTCATGGTCCTCACCATGGTGATCCTGTCCGGGATGCTCATATCGTTCATCCTTTTGAGCCTGAGCTACTACATCGCGCGCAGGGAGACGCGCAATCATATTCTTGCCGCCGATGAACTCGAATCCGCAAACAGGGACATCTCCGACCTGAGCAACATGACACAGCTGTTACAGACATGCTCCGATTTCGAAGAGGCTCGCTCCATACTCGCCGGCTACGGGAACAAGTTCTTCAGTGGGGATTCCGGCGGCATTTACCTGATCAACTCATCGAGAACACTTATGGCGGACGTGGCGGTCTGGGGCAACATGGAACAGGCCCCCTTCTCTCCGGATCAGTGCTGGGCCTTGCGCCTGGGACAGCCGCACCTCTCCGCGAAGGAAACGGATGTGAGATGTCAGCACGTGGCGACTAAGGAAGGCGCCCATCTCTGCATCCCCCTTTCGGCACACCACGAGACCTTGGGCACCCTCGATCTGCATCACCCAAAAGAGATGACTGCGGCAGAGCTCGAAAAACTCAGGGCAAAGGCAACGTCCTTTGCCGAACAGGTGGCCCTCGCAATCCGGAGCCTGCAGCTGCGCGAACAGTTGAGGGAACTCTCTATTCGTGACCCGCTCACCGGTTTGTTGAACCGGCGCCACATGGAGGAATCCCTGTTGCGCGAGATCAGCCGCGCCACCAGGACGAAGCAGCCGCTCAGCGTGCTGATGATGGACGTGGACCACTTCAAACATTTCAACGACACTTATGGGCATGAGGCTGGGGACCACGTTTTGAAGGAGTTCGGGCACCTGCTGCAGAATCAGGTCCGGGAGAGCGACATCGCCTGCCGCTTTGGAGGCGAGGAGTTCACCCTCATCCTGCCTGAGGCCGACTGCGACACGGCCTCAGACATCGGCAACCGGATCAGAAGCGCGGTGATGGATTTACAGCTGGTGGTGGGAAGGCAGCCTCTTGGGCGAGTCACCATCTCGGGAGGGATCGCGGTGTTCCCGGAGGATGGGGACACCATTCAGCAGCTCCTGGCGCGCTCCGACGAGGCGCTTTACGACGCCAAGAAAAACGGCCGCAACCGCATCGAAGGAAGCTGTGCGGCCGCGGCCGTTGCGGCAAAGGGAAAGGCTGACAAGTAG
- a CDS encoding cysteine hydrolase family protein, protein MCLIIIDIQNDYFAGGTMELVGMPEAAANARLLLDAYRAAGLPVIHVQHLAARPDATFFIPGTPGAEINQIVAPIASEPVVVKHFPNSFRDTGLLDLLKSKQITNLAICGAMSHMCIDTTVRAAFDLGFTCTLAADACATRNLTFEGRVVPAADVHAAYMAALSLPFARVTTTATIIEELKRL, encoded by the coding sequence ATGTGCCTCATCATCATCGACATCCAGAACGATTATTTCGCGGGCGGCACCATGGAACTGGTTGGCATGCCGGAGGCCGCAGCTAATGCGCGCCTGCTGCTCGACGCCTACCGCGCGGCCGGGCTCCCGGTAATCCACGTACAGCATCTGGCCGCACGTCCCGACGCCACCTTTTTTATTCCCGGAACGCCAGGAGCCGAGATCAACCAGATCGTCGCCCCCATTGCATCTGAGCCCGTCGTCGTAAAGCATTTTCCCAACTCCTTCAGGGATACAGGGCTCCTCGACCTCCTCAAATCGAAACAGATCACCAATCTGGCCATCTGCGGGGCAATGAGCCACATGTGCATCGACACCACGGTCCGCGCCGCGTTCGACCTGGGCTTTACCTGCACCTTGGCGGCCGACGCCTGCGCCACCCGCAACCTCACCTTTGAGGGTCGGGTAGTACCGGCGGCCGACGTTCACGCCGCATATATGGCGGCGCTGTCGCTTCCCTTTGCACGCGTCACGACCACGGCGACGATCATCGAAGAGCTCAAACGCCTTTAG
- a CDS encoding haloacid dehalogenase type II, which yields MEITLAFDVYGTLIDTHGVIVALEKIISDRAAGFSRTWREKQLEYSFRRGLMQNYETFAVCTRDALNYTDAFYKTALTEAEKDDLLALYRVLPTYDDVEPGLQRAKDAGFRMYAFSNGSAAAVETLLTHAGIRQYFIDVVSVDEVKSFKPNPGVYAHFLRRSGATGSSAWLVSGNPFDVIGAISAGMNGAWVKRSPDALYDPWGIEPTLTVSSLADLADRLINIAS from the coding sequence ATGGAAATCACCCTTGCCTTTGATGTCTACGGAACTCTGATCGACACGCACGGCGTCATCGTCGCGCTGGAAAAGATCATCAGCGACAGGGCGGCCGGCTTCTCGCGCACCTGGCGGGAGAAACAGCTTGAATATTCCTTCCGCCGCGGCCTCATGCAGAACTACGAGACCTTCGCCGTCTGCACGAGGGACGCCCTCAACTACACGGACGCCTTCTACAAAACCGCACTGACCGAAGCAGAAAAGGACGACCTGCTGGCCCTTTACCGGGTGCTCCCAACCTATGACGACGTGGAACCCGGCTTGCAGCGCGCTAAGGACGCCGGTTTCAGGATGTACGCCTTTTCCAACGGCAGTGCCGCAGCGGTGGAAACGCTCCTCACCCACGCAGGCATCCGCCAATACTTCATCGACGTGGTCAGCGTGGACGAGGTGAAGTCCTTCAAGCCTAATCCCGGGGTCTACGCCCACTTTCTACGCCGGTCCGGCGCAACCGGCTCAAGCGCCTGGCTCGTCTCCGGCAACCCCTTCGACGTGATCGGCGCCATCTCTGCAGGCATGAACGGCGCATGGGTGAAGCGCTCGCCGGACGCACTCTACGACCCGTGGGGGATCGAGCCGACTCTCACCGTGTCATCACTCGCCGACCTCGCCGACAGGCTTATAAACATCGCCTCGTAG
- a CDS encoding DEAD/DEAH box helicase, protein MRNDTSPQQKLLDAFAACTPEQRSLLQLLSVVYAPVSKHVLLNLVKRLQLPSPTGPSYTGAVLSETLENLKVTGLVQGSDRGVHCRPLIAHAATLSAYTEGRFEAMAKTVQSEFPIVSEWGSSYYRVAEHGLRDVRICFYRKDVAGAFDAAERYLKQFPYEAMRCHPFIAACFMPYDDAWFRSLPNPLRGTALLVQIPHARRQLIPCAAPFQALTDLLATDSRASYLLHDMYCRELLWRGRSGEAEKSACEGASSAQLSVLACCALQHGAYPDAVTSFRRSLAALKKETGKRKTFFEDGLGPFFVMALMASNDPALLEEAAEHCRYVLGKREWPDQQIFHLLQLVAAERRGEAGIRELLENLLSRTAASPLETFIHLLALYWCGSERRKAQALKQRELVARLREASQLWLADELDLLMAACGVQEAAGASILKRYEAKGLVPLYRCVEPVESWQSALTALLRLNAGPESESDTALPQSRLIWHFEELRHNFEITPREQKQGANGKWSAGRNVSLKRLAEDADSFEYLTPQDRLICGCIKKERGYGYYGRDSYQLDLDQAVPLMIGHPHVYLDTGASVRLELVHGEPEIQLVAEKDGFRLQLVPPFQQDQKLHLQKEAPTRIKVFEAKPEYLKIAAILGNGLTLPAHAKDQALSAVNALSSMLTVHSDISDASTETMAGDVTPCFHLLPYQAGLRLEVLVRPFSDAGPFFRPGSGGETVMAELDGKRVQAKRDLKLEESRAAEALVLLTALGEAEENEGEWLVPSTESALELLLQLQALGESARVSWPQGACFKIKQIVTPSRCKLSVRQAKDYFELSGEVKVNEELALDLRELVELARSTQGRFVQLGDGEFIALSAQLRRYLDDLAACCDPHGSTFRFHPLAATLFEDFAADAGEFEGDKQWQAQLKRLREAQTFRPEIPNTLQAELRGYQVEGFNWLNRLAYWGVGACLADDMGLGKTVQALAQMLTMAAQGPSLVVAPTSVCLNWESETAKFAPTLRCIIYGGNKREELLKGLGPFDLVVCSYGLLQQDGELLAAVQWQAIVLDEAQAIKNMSTKRSQAAMQLSGAFKMVATGTPIENHLGELWNVFRFINPGLLGSLKQFNVRYASPIEKSEDKKARQRLKRLIQPFILRRTKNQVLEELPPRTEITVAVEMGNEETALYEAIRKSALENLAGIGKVEGKGELHLKILAEIMRLRRACCNPRLILPDSAIPSSKLAAFAEIVEELRENRHKALVFSQFVGHLEIIRKYVERAGIPHQYLDGSTPAPERKRRVDAFQSGEGDLFLISLKAGGVGLNLTAADYVIHMDPWWNPAVEDQASDRAHRIGQQRPVTIYRLVTKGTIEEKIVGLHQQKRGLADSLLEESDLSGKVSAEELLKLLRADK, encoded by the coding sequence GTGAGGAACGACACCTCGCCCCAGCAAAAACTTCTCGATGCCTTCGCAGCCTGCACGCCGGAACAGCGTAGCTTGCTCCAGCTGCTTTCGGTGGTCTACGCGCCGGTCTCCAAACACGTCCTGCTTAATCTTGTCAAACGACTCCAGCTCCCCTCTCCCACCGGACCGAGTTACACCGGCGCCGTACTCTCCGAGACGCTGGAAAACCTAAAGGTGACAGGCCTCGTCCAAGGGAGCGACCGCGGCGTCCACTGCCGTCCGCTCATCGCCCACGCGGCCACGCTTAGCGCCTACACGGAGGGGCGCTTTGAGGCGATGGCGAAAACGGTGCAGTCCGAGTTCCCCATCGTCTCGGAATGGGGCAGCAGTTACTACCGTGTTGCCGAGCACGGCCTGCGCGACGTCCGCATCTGCTTCTACAGGAAGGATGTAGCAGGTGCCTTCGACGCCGCGGAGAGGTACCTGAAGCAGTTCCCCTACGAGGCCATGCGCTGTCATCCCTTCATCGCAGCCTGCTTCATGCCTTACGACGACGCCTGGTTCCGCTCCCTGCCCAACCCGCTGCGCGGCACCGCCCTGCTCGTCCAGATCCCTCACGCCCGTCGCCAACTGATCCCTTGCGCCGCGCCGTTTCAGGCCCTGACAGACTTACTCGCCACCGACTCCAGGGCATCGTACCTGCTGCACGACATGTACTGCCGCGAACTTCTTTGGCGCGGCAGGAGTGGTGAAGCCGAGAAAAGCGCCTGCGAGGGGGCGAGCTCCGCGCAGCTCTCGGTGCTTGCCTGCTGCGCCTTGCAGCACGGCGCGTACCCTGATGCGGTGACCTCCTTTCGTAGGTCACTGGCGGCGTTGAAAAAGGAGACCGGCAAGCGCAAGACCTTCTTCGAGGACGGCCTCGGCCCCTTCTTCGTCATGGCGCTCATGGCGTCAAACGACCCGGCGCTTCTCGAGGAGGCCGCCGAACACTGCCGCTACGTCCTGGGTAAGCGTGAATGGCCCGACCAGCAAATCTTTCACCTCCTGCAACTGGTAGCCGCGGAACGGCGTGGCGAGGCAGGCATCAGGGAACTGCTCGAAAACCTGCTATCGCGCACGGCAGCGTCCCCTCTTGAGACGTTCATCCATCTGCTGGCTCTGTACTGGTGCGGCTCTGAGAGACGCAAGGCACAGGCGTTGAAACAAAGGGAGCTGGTCGCCCGCCTGCGCGAGGCCTCGCAGCTCTGGCTTGCCGACGAACTGGACCTTCTCATGGCCGCATGCGGCGTTCAGGAGGCTGCCGGGGCTTCTATTTTGAAGCGCTATGAGGCGAAAGGACTCGTTCCTCTGTACCGCTGCGTGGAGCCGGTGGAATCGTGGCAAAGCGCCCTCACGGCGCTACTGCGTCTGAATGCGGGGCCGGAATCGGAGTCCGACACGGCGCTGCCTCAGTCGCGCCTCATATGGCACTTCGAGGAGTTGCGCCACAACTTCGAGATCACGCCGCGCGAACAGAAGCAGGGCGCGAACGGCAAGTGGAGCGCGGGGCGCAACGTTTCGCTCAAAAGGCTCGCCGAGGACGCGGATTCCTTTGAGTACCTCACCCCGCAGGACCGGCTCATCTGCGGCTGCATAAAAAAGGAGCGCGGTTACGGCTACTACGGCCGCGACAGCTACCAGTTGGACCTCGACCAGGCCGTGCCGCTCATGATCGGACATCCGCACGTCTACCTCGATACCGGCGCTTCGGTGCGCCTCGAACTCGTGCACGGCGAGCCGGAGATCCAGCTGGTCGCCGAGAAGGACGGCTTCAGGCTTCAGCTCGTCCCCCCCTTCCAGCAGGACCAGAAACTTCACCTGCAGAAGGAGGCCCCCACCCGCATCAAGGTCTTCGAGGCGAAGCCGGAGTACCTGAAGATCGCCGCCATACTCGGAAACGGGCTCACCCTTCCGGCACACGCAAAGGATCAGGCGCTGAGCGCCGTGAACGCCCTCTCCTCGATGCTGACGGTCCACTCCGACATAAGCGACGCCTCGACCGAGACCATGGCGGGCGATGTCACCCCATGCTTCCATCTGCTCCCGTATCAGGCCGGGCTCAGGCTCGAGGTTCTCGTGCGCCCGTTCTCAGACGCTGGCCCCTTCTTCCGCCCGGGTTCCGGCGGAGAGACCGTGATGGCCGAGCTGGACGGGAAACGGGTTCAAGCAAAACGTGACCTGAAGCTCGAGGAAAGCCGCGCCGCCGAGGCCCTCGTCCTCCTCACCGCGCTGGGCGAAGCGGAGGAGAACGAAGGCGAATGGCTCGTCCCCTCCACCGAGAGTGCGCTCGAGTTGCTCTTGCAGTTGCAGGCCTTAGGAGAGTCAGCGCGCGTGTCGTGGCCGCAGGGGGCGTGCTTCAAGATAAAGCAGATAGTTACCCCCTCACGTTGTAAGCTTTCCGTGAGACAGGCGAAGGACTACTTCGAGCTTTCCGGCGAGGTGAAGGTGAACGAGGAACTCGCCCTCGACCTTCGGGAACTGGTCGAGCTGGCGCGCAGTACACAGGGGCGATTCGTGCAGTTGGGCGACGGCGAGTTCATCGCCCTCTCGGCGCAATTACGGAGGTACCTGGACGACCTCGCCGCCTGCTGCGACCCGCACGGATCAACCTTCCGCTTCCATCCCCTCGCCGCCACGCTCTTCGAGGATTTCGCGGCCGACGCCGGGGAGTTCGAGGGGGATAAGCAATGGCAGGCACAACTCAAGCGCTTGCGCGAAGCGCAGACCTTCCGCCCCGAGATACCGAACACGCTGCAGGCCGAGCTGCGCGGCTACCAGGTGGAAGGATTCAACTGGCTGAACCGCCTGGCGTACTGGGGCGTTGGGGCCTGCCTTGCCGACGACATGGGTTTGGGAAAGACGGTGCAGGCGCTGGCCCAGATGCTCACCATGGCGGCACAGGGACCGTCGCTCGTCGTCGCCCCCACCTCGGTCTGTCTGAACTGGGAAAGCGAGACCGCTAAATTCGCACCGACACTGAGGTGCATCATCTACGGCGGAAACAAACGGGAAGAGCTTCTGAAGGGGCTGGGGCCTTTCGACTTGGTCGTCTGCAGCTACGGCCTTTTACAGCAGGACGGCGAGCTGCTCGCCGCGGTGCAGTGGCAGGCGATCGTGCTCGACGAGGCCCAGGCGATCAAGAACATGTCCACCAAGCGCAGCCAGGCCGCGATGCAGCTCTCCGGCGCCTTCAAGATGGTCGCAACCGGCACCCCGATCGAGAACCACCTGGGCGAGCTCTGGAACGTTTTCCGCTTCATCAACCCGGGACTCTTAGGCTCGCTCAAGCAGTTCAACGTCCGCTACGCCTCACCGATCGAGAAGAGCGAAGACAAGAAAGCACGCCAGCGCCTGAAACGGCTCATCCAGCCCTTCATCCTGCGCCGCACGAAGAATCAGGTGCTGGAGGAACTCCCGCCGCGCACCGAAATCACCGTCGCCGTCGAAATGGGGAACGAGGAGACCGCGCTCTACGAGGCGATCAGGAAAAGCGCCCTCGAGAACCTGGCCGGCATCGGCAAGGTGGAGGGAAAGGGAGAGCTGCACCTGAAGATCCTGGCCGAGATCATGAGGCTGCGCCGCGCCTGCTGCAACCCGCGCCTTATCCTTCCCGACAGCGCCATACCCAGCTCCAAGCTCGCCGCCTTTGCGGAGATCGTCGAGGAACTTCGGGAGAACCGTCACAAGGCTCTCGTCTTCAGCCAGTTCGTCGGGCACCTGGAGATCATCCGCAAGTACGTGGAGCGGGCAGGCATCCCCCACCAGTACCTCGACGGGTCCACTCCGGCGCCGGAGCGGAAGCGACGCGTGGACGCCTTCCAGTCCGGCGAGGGAGACCTCTTCCTGATCAGCCTGAAGGCGGGTGGCGTGGGACTCAACCTCACCGCAGCGGACTACGTCATCCACATGGATCCCTGGTGGAACCCGGCGGTCGAGGATCAGGCATCTGACCGTGCCCACCGCATCGGACAACAGCGTCCGGTGACCATCTACCGCCTGGTGACCAAGGGGACCATCGAGGAGAAGATCGTCGGGCTGCACCAGCAAAAGCGCGGCCTCGCCGACAGCCTATTGGAGGAGAGCGATCTCTCCGGCAAGGTGAGTGCCGAAGAATTGCTGAAACTTTTGCGAGCGGATAAATGA